ACACCACCCGTGTATCGCTTGGGATCAACCCGTTCGAGTTCACCTGGAAGCTGGAGCCACAGGAAGCTTTCCAGACACCTGAGACAGTTATGGTGTATTCGTCTGCAGGTTTGGATGGTATGTCACAGTCCTACCACGAATTGTATCGGGAGCGTCTGGCACGCGGCAAATTCCGCAATGCGGAGCGTCCGGTGTTGGTCAATAACTGGGAAGCGACTTACTTTGGTTTCAATGCGGACAAGATTGAACAGATTGCTCGCGCTGGACAGAAGCTGGGTATTGAGCTGTTTGTCTTGGATGATGGTTGGTTTGGACACAGGGACAGTGATAACTCCTCGCTGGGTGACTGGATTGTCGATAAAAACAAATTGCCACAGGGGCTGGATGATCTGGCTAACCGCGTAACAGGTCTGGACATGCAGTTCGGACTGTGGTTTGAGCCTGAGATGATCTCACCAGACAGTGAGCTGTACCGTGCGCACCCGGACTGGTGTCTGCATGTGCCTGATCGTCGCCGGACAGAAGGACGTCAACAATTGGTACTCGACTTCTCTCGTCAGGATGTACGTGATGAGATTGTACGCATGTTAACAGACGTACTTGGTTCTGCACCAATCACTTATGTGAAATGGGACATGAACCGCAATATGACGGAAGTGGGTTCTGCGTTACTTCCGGCAGATAGACAGCGTGAGACCGCACATCGTTACATGTTGGGGTTGTATGACGTTATGGAACGGATCACTTCGGCGTTCCCGAACATTCTGTTCGAGAGCTGTTCAGGTGGTGGCGGCCGATTCGATCCAGGTATGCTCTATTACATGCCACAGACCTGGACAAGTGACAACACCGATGCGATCTCTCGTCTTCGGATTCAATATGGTACCAGTCTTGTGTATCCGGTGAGCTCCATGGGATCGCATATCTCGGCGGTACCGAATCATCAGGTGAACCGGATCACTTCTCTAGAGATTCGGGGACATGTGGCGATGTCGGGCAACTTCGGGTATGAGCTGGACCTGACGAAATTCACGGAGGAAGAGAACGACATCGTGAAAGCCCAGGTTGAACTGTACAAGGAGATCCGTGGAACGGTTCAATATGGAACATTCCGTCGCTTGCTCAGTCCGTTTGAAGGCAATGAGACGGCGTGGATGTTTATTGCACCAGACGGAAGCGAAGCTGTTGTATTCTACTTCCGCGTGCTCTCTGAGCCTAATGCGCCACTTCAGCGCCTGAAGCTGAAAGGATTGGACCCGGATGCGGATTATCGTCTGAAAGGCGGATCAGAGACCTTTACCGGCGATGCCTTGATGTACGGGGGTATTTCGGTAGGTAGCGCATCAGGAGACTATCTGAGCGAACTGTTCCGGTTCGAGCGCGTCTAGATAAGTGAACTACAGTTATTTACACTGATACTGCGATGACAGAACAACCTTGCAATCGCTGTTATCCCCAGATTTTTTGATTCTCTTTCTCAAAGGGAAAATCCGGGGATAGCGTATGCTTCCGATGAAGCTTTCTTTCAGAAAGCTTTTAGGCGAGTGTATGCTTTCGAAGTAGCTTTCTGAAGAAAGCTTGTAGCTTCGCTTTTTCAGTTTTTTTCTGTCCTCTTCGTCATCATGTAAATGAGTAGTTTCACTTATAGATTGCTATTGTGTATAGAGTTTTAAATAAAGGAGGACCGAGGAGCGTTGTGATGACGTTTTTCGGTCTTTTTTTGCCGTAATGGGGAAGGCTGGAGGATGACATCATTCTGTCAGAACTTGTATGCTTACGGATTGATGGAAATCTAGGCGTGATTTTGTGATAATATAGGGTAGAGTGGAAGAAACAATTG
The window above is part of the Paenibacillus sp. 1781tsa1 genome. Proteins encoded here:
- a CDS encoding alpha-galactosidase, which encodes MSIYINQEKLQFHLQTREASYVFQVLPSGYLVHLYYGKKLRDTDLSWLHVRTERASFSPNPVPEDRTISFDTLPVELPVYGTSDFRNPAIQLELENGSTVSEFTYTGHRLVKGKATLTGLPATYVESDDEAETLVIELEDRVAGIKIELSYTAFTAFNAITRSMRIVNESATAVNVVRALSSSVDFPHADYELLQLSGAWTRERDIVRRPLASGLQGIESRRGSSSHQQNPFIALMTPGTDEDQGEVYGFSLVYSGSFTAQAEVDQFHTTRVSLGINPFEFTWKLEPQEAFQTPETVMVYSSAGLDGMSQSYHELYRERLARGKFRNAERPVLVNNWEATYFGFNADKIEQIARAGQKLGIELFVLDDGWFGHRDSDNSSLGDWIVDKNKLPQGLDDLANRVTGLDMQFGLWFEPEMISPDSELYRAHPDWCLHVPDRRRTEGRQQLVLDFSRQDVRDEIVRMLTDVLGSAPITYVKWDMNRNMTEVGSALLPADRQRETAHRYMLGLYDVMERITSAFPNILFESCSGGGGRFDPGMLYYMPQTWTSDNTDAISRLRIQYGTSLVYPVSSMGSHISAVPNHQVNRITSLEIRGHVAMSGNFGYELDLTKFTEEENDIVKAQVELYKEIRGTVQYGTFRRLLSPFEGNETAWMFIAPDGSEAVVFYFRVLSEPNAPLQRLKLKGLDPDADYRLKGGSETFTGDALMYGGISVGSASGDYLSELFRFERV